A genomic segment from Nocardia cyriacigeorgica GUH-2 encodes:
- a CDS encoding cupin domain-containing protein, with protein sequence MTVIRHSETRRTETPGAVMTTFASPTQGGASLPLWRVDVAPGQTGPLHFIDAEQVWTILSGSAEITVDGVDHLIAAGDTIILPPAILRQISSGAEGFAAIVTAPAGARAGTPDKEGTIVPPWIA encoded by the coding sequence GTGACCGTCATCCGACACTCCGAAACCCGCCGCACCGAAACCCCCGGCGCCGTCATGACCACCTTCGCCTCTCCCACGCAGGGCGGCGCCTCCCTTCCCCTGTGGCGCGTCGACGTCGCGCCCGGCCAGACCGGCCCGCTGCATTTCATCGATGCCGAGCAGGTCTGGACCATCCTCAGCGGGAGCGCCGAGATCACGGTCGACGGCGTCGATCACCTCATCGCCGCCGGGGACACGATCATCCTGCCGCCCGCCATTCTGCGCCAGATCTCCAGTGGTGCCGAAGGTTTCGCCGCCATCGTCACCGCGCCGGCGGGCGCGCGAGCCGGAACCCCGGACAAGGAGGGCACCATCGTGCCGCCCTGGATCGCGTAG
- a CDS encoding MarR family winged helix-turn-helix transcriptional regulator: MSRDAGGFELPLRMLAAFRAAIDEVHADLAEHGHPELRPMHGFLFQAIARSGPQGCTAADLGRALGISKQAAGKHIDTLERLGYLRRGHDPADARRKVYTLSDRGIAVLERSAVSFDRVHARWSAMLGAGRMAALEADLRTLAPGELFRMDTPSWFGS; the protein is encoded by the coding sequence ATGTCAAGGGATGCCGGTGGCTTCGAGCTACCGCTGCGGATGCTGGCCGCCTTCCGCGCGGCCATCGACGAAGTGCACGCCGACCTGGCCGAGCACGGGCACCCCGAGCTGCGACCGATGCACGGATTCCTGTTCCAGGCGATCGCGCGCAGCGGGCCGCAAGGGTGCACGGCGGCCGACCTCGGGCGGGCGCTCGGCATCTCCAAGCAGGCTGCCGGTAAGCACATCGACACCTTGGAACGCCTCGGCTACCTGCGTCGCGGTCACGATCCGGCCGACGCGCGGCGCAAGGTCTACACCCTCAGCGACCGCGGCATCGCGGTACTGGAGCGGTCGGCCGTGTCCTTCGACCGCGTGCACGCGCGTTGGTCGGCCATGCTGGGCGCCGGCCGGATGGCCGCATTGGAGGCCGATCTCCGGACGCTGGCGCCGGGTGAGCTGTTCCGGATGGATACGCCGAGCTGGTTCGGTTCCTGA
- a CDS encoding 8-amino-7-oxononanoate synthase produces MSTDPLSWLDARAAERVGAGLRRQLRAREPQSPSIDLASNDYLGLVHHPEVIEGAVAAVRRWGAGSTGSRLVTGTTTEHELLEAELAEFMGAEAGLVFASGYAANLGVVTALAGRGSLIVSDAGSHASLVDACRLSRARVEIAPHCDVAAVDRLLASRTEERALVLTDSVFSADGDLAPLADLHRVTRANGAVLVVDEAHGLGVRGTGGRGLVQEVGLAGEPDLVITATLSKALAAQGGAVLASGRVRAHLIDAARTFIFDTGLAPAAVGAARAALGVLRRDPGIAQRVLDRAADIARIAGVPQPDSAVVSVVLGEAQVAFDAAQQCRECGLDVGCFRPPSVPEGTSRLRLTARANLTAAELDTIATVLGEVLATAREAVPA; encoded by the coding sequence GTGAGTACCGATCCATTGAGCTGGCTGGACGCGCGTGCTGCCGAGCGGGTGGGGGCGGGGCTGCGGCGGCAGCTGCGGGCACGGGAACCGCAGTCGCCGTCGATCGATCTGGCATCCAACGACTATCTGGGGCTGGTGCACCACCCCGAGGTGATCGAGGGCGCGGTCGCTGCCGTACGCCGGTGGGGCGCCGGGTCGACCGGCTCGCGGCTGGTGACCGGGACGACCACCGAACACGAGCTGCTCGAGGCCGAACTCGCCGAATTCATGGGCGCCGAAGCCGGACTGGTCTTCGCCTCCGGGTACGCCGCCAACCTCGGCGTGGTGACGGCGCTGGCCGGACGGGGATCGCTGATCGTCTCCGATGCCGGTAGCCATGCCTCGCTGGTCGACGCCTGCCGGTTGTCGCGGGCGCGGGTGGAGATCGCGCCCCATTGCGATGTCGCGGCGGTGGATCGGCTGCTGGCGAGCCGCACCGAGGAGCGCGCGCTGGTGCTCACCGATTCGGTGTTCAGTGCCGACGGCGATCTGGCGCCGCTGGCCGATCTGCATCGGGTGACGCGCGCGAACGGCGCGGTACTCGTCGTCGATGAAGCCCACGGGCTCGGCGTCCGCGGCACCGGTGGCCGCGGGCTGGTGCAGGAAGTGGGACTGGCCGGGGAGCCGGATCTGGTGATCACCGCGACGCTGTCGAAAGCCCTTGCCGCGCAAGGGGGAGCGGTGCTGGCCAGTGGCCGGGTGCGTGCCCATCTCATCGACGCGGCCCGCACGTTCATCTTCGATACCGGGCTGGCGCCGGCTGCGGTCGGCGCCGCCCGTGCGGCCTTGGGCGTCTTGCGCCGCGATCCGGGTATCGCACAGCGGGTGCTCGATCGCGCCGCCGATATCGCGCGAATCGCCGGTGTGCCGCAACCGGATTCGGCTGTGGTGTCGGTGGTGCTGGGTGAGGCGCAGGTGGCCTTCGACGCCGCGCAGCAGTGCCGGGAATGTGGGCTGGACGTGGGGTGTTTCCGCCCGCCGTCGGTGCCGGAAGGTACTTCGCGGCTGCGGTTGACGGCTCGGGCGAATCTCACCGCCGCGGAACTCGACACGATCGCCACCGTGCTCGGCGAGGTGCTGGCGACCGCGCGGGAGGCGGTGCCGGCATGA
- the bioD gene encoding dethiobiotin synthase, with translation MTLLFVTGTSTDIGKTVVTAALAATAIAAGRTVAVCKPAQTGVAQDEPGDLATVTQLAGVTRTVELARYPEPLAPDTAARRCGAPLLTIDETLSAITELTADVVLVEGAGGLLVRIGEFTLLDLAAKLSAPVLVVTAPGLGTLNHTELTTRALDAAGVECAGLVIGSWPAVPDLAMETNRVDLPRVTGAEVVGSVPAGAGAWSADEFRAGASAWFDSGWVRRHLLS, from the coding sequence ATGACACTGCTGTTCGTGACCGGAACATCGACCGATATCGGCAAGACCGTCGTCACCGCCGCATTGGCCGCCACCGCGATCGCCGCAGGGCGTACGGTCGCGGTATGTAAACCGGCCCAGACCGGTGTCGCGCAGGACGAGCCCGGCGATCTCGCGACCGTCACGCAGTTGGCCGGGGTCACTCGTACGGTCGAGCTGGCCCGTTACCCCGAGCCCCTGGCCCCCGATACGGCCGCCCGCCGCTGCGGTGCGCCCCTGCTCACCATCGACGAAACGCTTTCGGCCATCACCGAACTCACCGCCGACGTCGTCTTGGTCGAGGGCGCGGGCGGGCTGCTGGTGCGCATCGGCGAGTTCACTCTGCTCGATCTGGCGGCCAAGCTGTCGGCTCCGGTGCTCGTGGTGACGGCTCCCGGTCTCGGCACGCTGAACCACACCGAACTCACCACTCGCGCGCTGGACGCTGCGGGTGTGGAATGCGCGGGCCTGGTGATCGGGTCGTGGCCTGCGGTCCCTGACCTGGCCATGGAAACCAACCGCGTCGACCTGCCGCGGGTGACCGGCGCCGAAGTGGTCGGTTCGGTACCGGCGGGGGCGGGCGCGTGGTCGGCGGATGAGTTCCGGGCCGGGGCGTCCGCATGGTTCGACTCCGGCTGGGTGCGCCGCCATCTGCTGAGCTGA
- a CDS encoding GMC oxidoreductase, with amino-acid sequence MSQLSRRSLLTGAVAAGAVLAGARVLDPKPAIAARVNDVRLTREEHRVVVIGSGFGGGVTALRLAEAGVPVLLLERGMRWPTGPNAETFPRASAPDKRILWHRSSPNLFGQPLAFEPYTGLVEAVPGENMTALCAAGLGGGSLIYQGMSLQPDEAVFNTHFPAELDWATMDRVHYPRVARMLGLAVAPEELIAHPNYAAARVFADHVRRAGLPLSKIPMPIDWNFALAELRGEMKPSYTNGDGAMGVNNGGKHSVDVTYIAAAEATGRVQVRTQHEVTDIERAPDGRWIVHVDRIDTTGAVQENIVITAGALVLAAGSLNTTKLLVRAGARGLIPDLPDGLGGNWGTNADRIYVWTNPAADFGPAQGGPVVYGSLNWSDPNSACTLIQASIPPMPVDPKSTMMVGYGVSAGRGSFGYDTASEQAVLRWPADGDAFIQDNHIGPTAHRIAGPGTVLLDTNAAFPSTWHPLGGASMGSVCDLEGRVLGQRGLYVLDGALMPGNTAACNPSMTIAAVAERALDHLVATDVGTMI; translated from the coding sequence ATGTCGCAGCTCTCCCGCCGCTCACTGCTGACCGGCGCGGTGGCCGCTGGGGCCGTGCTCGCCGGAGCCCGGGTCCTCGACCCGAAGCCCGCCATCGCCGCCCGGGTCAATGATGTTCGGCTCACCCGGGAAGAGCATCGGGTCGTGGTGATCGGGTCCGGATTCGGCGGCGGGGTGACGGCGCTGCGGCTGGCCGAGGCGGGCGTGCCGGTGCTGCTGCTGGAACGCGGAATGCGCTGGCCGACCGGGCCGAACGCGGAGACCTTCCCGCGCGCATCGGCGCCGGACAAGCGCATCCTGTGGCACCGCTCCAGCCCGAATCTGTTCGGGCAGCCCTTGGCTTTCGAGCCCTACACCGGCCTGGTCGAAGCCGTACCGGGGGAGAACATGACGGCGCTGTGCGCGGCCGGGCTCGGCGGCGGTTCGCTGATCTACCAAGGCATGTCGTTGCAGCCCGATGAAGCGGTGTTCAACACGCATTTCCCGGCCGAACTCGACTGGGCCACCATGGATCGCGTGCACTATCCGCGGGTCGCGCGGATGCTCGGGCTCGCCGTCGCGCCCGAAGAACTGATCGCGCACCCCAACTACGCCGCCGCCCGCGTCTTCGCCGACCACGTCCGCCGCGCCGGGCTGCCGCTGTCGAAGATCCCGATGCCCATCGACTGGAACTTCGCGCTCGCCGAACTACGCGGGGAGATGAAACCGTCCTACACGAACGGTGACGGCGCGATGGGTGTGAACAACGGCGGCAAACACTCCGTCGACGTCACCTATATCGCCGCCGCGGAGGCCACCGGACGGGTGCAGGTCCGCACCCAGCACGAGGTCACCGATATCGAACGCGCCCCCGACGGACGCTGGATCGTCCACGTCGACCGCATCGACACCACCGGCGCCGTCCAGGAGAACATCGTCATCACCGCCGGTGCGCTGGTGCTGGCCGCGGGCAGCCTCAATACGACGAAACTGCTGGTGCGGGCCGGGGCCCGCGGCCTGATCCCCGACCTGCCCGATGGGCTGGGCGGCAACTGGGGCACCAATGCCGACCGGATCTATGTGTGGACCAACCCGGCCGCCGATTTCGGTCCGGCACAGGGCGGCCCGGTGGTATACGGCAGCCTGAACTGGTCGGATCCGAACTCCGCGTGCACGCTGATCCAGGCCTCGATCCCGCCGATGCCGGTGGATCCGAAGTCGACCATGATGGTCGGCTACGGCGTCAGCGCCGGGCGCGGCAGCTTCGGCTACGACACGGCCTCCGAGCAGGCGGTACTGCGCTGGCCCGCCGACGGCGATGCGTTCATCCAGGACAACCACATCGGCCCCACCGCGCACCGCATCGCCGGCCCGGGCACCGTCCTGCTCGACACCAATGCCGCGTTCCCGTCCACCTGGCATCCGCTGGGCGGGGCGAGCATGGGCAGCGTCTGCGATCTGGAGGGCCGGGTGCTCGGCCAGCGTGGTTTGTACGTGCTCGACGGTGCGTTGATGCCGGGCAATACCGCCGCCTGCAATCCGTCGATGACGATCGCCGCGGTCGCCGAACGCGCGCTCGATCATCTCGTCGCCACCGATGTGGGCACCATGATCTGA
- a CDS encoding phage tail tip lysozyme, with protein MSSRILLFLAVVIYACRSGRDAHAAASCWWRWTVAPEPVKFRRFTDAPILNPYIARAEATLEALKKGLGNKNATRITAKYLDGLGGAEMPGTGEMKQQYKLRAADVKDYQDQWNSLDDQIAEMAAASADVANEVTTQVDQLEDAIKDVLATVVDDPPDRPTPGEQVGAVGAIDKVIGKAVDAVWTAFNELDRQAWNSPPGGANSNGGGGGGYGGGGAPPWTPTFGSNLPGDVYTGGDIPTSADARPLEGGERTTAEKIYDRLVNKYHLTPAQAAGIIGNMQVEAPGLNTGAYNPNEGAYGLCQWLGGRRANLEAFAAAQGKSAGDWETQVDFMMHELQGSESAAYARLRATDTPAAAAAVFDQYYERSSGEARAQRIANANNVATAMAGASA; from the coding sequence GTGAGCAGCCGGATTCTGCTATTTCTTGCGGTGGTCATCTACGCCTGTCGATCAGGGCGAGATGCGCATGCTGCGGCATCGTGTTGGTGGAGGTGGACGGTGGCTCCGGAACCAGTGAAGTTTCGGCGATTCACGGACGCACCCATCCTGAATCCCTATATCGCCCGGGCGGAAGCGACGCTCGAGGCGCTGAAAAAGGGTCTGGGCAACAAGAACGCGACCCGGATCACGGCGAAATACCTCGATGGGCTCGGCGGGGCCGAGATGCCGGGCACCGGCGAGATGAAGCAGCAGTACAAGCTGCGCGCCGCCGACGTCAAGGACTATCAGGACCAGTGGAACTCCCTCGACGACCAGATCGCCGAGATGGCCGCCGCCTCGGCCGATGTGGCCAATGAGGTGACCACCCAGGTCGATCAGCTCGAAGACGCGATCAAGGATGTCCTGGCCACCGTCGTCGACGATCCACCGGACCGCCCGACGCCCGGCGAGCAGGTCGGTGCGGTGGGCGCCATCGACAAGGTGATCGGCAAGGCCGTGGACGCGGTGTGGACCGCCTTCAACGAGTTGGACCGGCAGGCCTGGAATTCGCCACCGGGCGGGGCGAATTCGAATGGCGGCGGCGGTGGTGGGTACGGCGGCGGTGGGGCGCCGCCGTGGACGCCGACCTTCGGCAGCAACCTGCCCGGCGATGTCTACACCGGCGGCGACATCCCGACGTCAGCGGATGCGCGGCCGCTGGAGGGCGGTGAGCGGACCACGGCCGAGAAGATCTACGACCGGCTGGTCAACAAGTACCACCTCACACCGGCCCAGGCGGCGGGCATTATCGGCAATATGCAGGTCGAGGCACCGGGTTTGAACACCGGGGCCTACAACCCGAACGAGGGCGCCTACGGGCTGTGCCAGTGGCTGGGCGGGCGTCGCGCCAACCTGGAAGCATTTGCCGCGGCCCAGGGTAAATCGGCCGGCGACTGGGAAACTCAGGTCGACTTCATGATGCACGAGCTGCAAGGCAGTGAGTCCGCGGCCTACGCGCGGCTGCGGGCCACCGATACCCCGGCCGCCGCCGCGGCAGTGTTCGACCAGTACTACGAACGAAGCTCCGGCGAGGCGCGCGCTCAGCGAATTGCCAATGCCAACAATGTCGCCACCGCGATGGCCGGTGCGTCCGCCTGA
- a CDS encoding DHA2 family efflux MFS transporter permease subunit produces MSNSAGSTAAAVPDKIDGAVLKVAGVVVLGAIMSILDITVVNVALPTFQTEFDVANYSTVAWTVTAYTLALATVIPLTGWAADRFGTKRLYLAALVLFTGGSVLCALAWNIEALIAFRVIQGLGGGMLMPLGMTIMTKAAGPERIGRLMAILGIPMLLGPILGPILGGWLIDNASWHWIFLINLPIGAISLVYAYVVLPKDDPQPSETFDFVGMLMLSPGLALFLFGVSTIPEEGTVTAPKVWATMLLGALLVIAFVFYSFKPKHPLLDLRLFKNFNLSISTITMFLFAASFFGGLLLVPTYFQQVRGESPLMAGLLVAPQGLGTMLTMPLAGALADKLPVGRIVPIGMLTITVAMFGLSQTDAHTSYPVLLGLLFVLGLGMGGTMMPLMTAALRTLTEHEVARGSTLLNIAQQIASSVGVAIISVVLTNQFKASEPVSAAQAVGEAERTGTPPDPSILEYIQSLGAKFESIVLDDMASAFSTSYLVAAFLCLVTLVASLFLPRKKEAAPAEGEQPKAPVMMH; encoded by the coding sequence GTGAGCAACTCCGCCGGCAGTACCGCCGCAGCGGTACCCGACAAGATAGACGGCGCCGTACTCAAGGTCGCCGGTGTCGTCGTCCTCGGCGCCATCATGTCGATCCTCGACATCACCGTGGTCAACGTCGCGCTGCCGACGTTCCAGACCGAGTTCGACGTCGCCAACTACTCCACCGTGGCCTGGACGGTCACCGCCTACACCCTCGCCCTGGCGACGGTGATCCCGCTGACCGGTTGGGCTGCCGACCGATTCGGCACCAAACGCCTCTACCTGGCCGCGCTGGTGCTGTTCACCGGCGGCTCGGTGCTGTGCGCGCTGGCCTGGAACATCGAGGCGCTGATCGCGTTCCGGGTGATCCAGGGCCTCGGCGGCGGCATGCTGATGCCGCTGGGCATGACGATCATGACCAAGGCCGCCGGACCCGAGCGGATCGGCCGGCTGATGGCCATCCTCGGCATCCCGATGCTGCTGGGCCCGATCCTCGGCCCGATCCTGGGTGGCTGGCTGATCGACAACGCCTCCTGGCACTGGATCTTCCTGATCAACCTGCCCATCGGCGCCATCTCGCTGGTCTACGCCTACGTGGTGCTGCCCAAGGACGACCCGCAGCCGAGTGAGACCTTCGACTTCGTCGGCATGCTGATGCTCTCGCCCGGTCTGGCGCTGTTCCTGTTCGGTGTCTCCACGATTCCGGAGGAGGGCACCGTCACCGCGCCGAAGGTGTGGGCGACGATGCTGCTGGGCGCACTGCTGGTGATCGCGTTCGTGTTCTACTCGTTCAAGCCCAAGCATCCGCTGCTGGATCTGCGGCTGTTCAAGAACTTCAACCTGTCGATCTCCACGATCACCATGTTCTTGTTCGCGGCCTCGTTCTTCGGTGGCCTGCTGCTGGTGCCCACCTACTTCCAGCAGGTGCGCGGGGAGAGCCCGCTGATGGCGGGTCTGCTGGTGGCACCGCAGGGTCTGGGCACCATGCTCACCATGCCGCTGGCGGGCGCGCTGGCCGACAAGCTCCCGGTGGGCCGGATCGTGCCGATCGGCATGCTGACCATCACCGTCGCGATGTTCGGGCTGTCGCAGACCGATGCGCACACCTCCTACCCGGTGCTGCTGGGTCTGCTGTTCGTGCTGGGTCTGGGCATGGGTGGCACCATGATGCCGCTGATGACGGCCGCGCTGCGCACTCTCACCGAGCACGAGGTGGCCCGTGGTTCCACGCTGCTCAATATCGCGCAGCAGATCGCCAGCTCGGTCGGTGTCGCCATCATCTCGGTGGTGCTGACCAACCAGTTCAAGGCGTCCGAGCCGGTGTCGGCGGCCCAGGCTGTCGGCGAGGCCGAACGCACCGGCACGCCGCCGGATCCGTCGATCCTGGAGTACATCCAGTCCCTCGGCGCGAAGTTCGAGTCGATCGTGCTCGACGATATGGCCTCGGCGTTCTCCACCAGCTACCTGGTGGCGGCGTTCCTGTGCCTGGTGACCTTGGTCGCCTCGCTGTTCCTGCCGCGCAAGAAGGAGGCCGCGCCGGCCGAGGGCGAGCAGCCCAAGGCGCCGGTCATGATGCACTGA
- a CDS encoding MarR family winged helix-turn-helix transcriptional regulator, protein MASELGISETLERFLTGLFSASRSGGADRLVELDLSLSQARTLFVLGHDDRQQLPIHTIAERLSLSVTAAGRNVDRLVRLGLLTRDESPEDRRVKLVGLSAQGREVIRDQMMCHREAIDRLVERLPDSVRDDLHAALIGVLDSGALASVQSIPAVSTGDPS, encoded by the coding sequence GTGGCGAGTGAATTGGGAATCAGCGAAACGCTGGAGCGTTTTCTGACCGGCCTGTTCAGCGCGAGCCGCTCCGGGGGTGCCGATCGGCTGGTCGAACTGGATCTCTCGCTCTCCCAGGCACGCACCCTGTTCGTGCTCGGCCACGACGATCGTCAGCAGCTGCCCATCCACACCATTGCCGAACGACTCTCGTTGTCGGTGACCGCGGCGGGGCGCAATGTGGATCGGCTCGTTCGTCTCGGCCTGCTGACCAGGGACGAAAGCCCAGAGGACCGGCGGGTGAAACTGGTCGGCCTCAGCGCGCAGGGCCGTGAGGTCATCCGCGATCAGATGATGTGCCATCGCGAAGCGATCGACCGCCTGGTCGAACGCCTGCCCGACAGCGTGCGTGACGATCTGCACGCCGCCCTCATCGGCGTGCTCGACTCCGGGGCGCTCGCCTCGGTGCAATCCATCCCAGCCGTATCGACGGGAGATCCCTCGTGA
- a CDS encoding ABC transporter substrate-binding protein, translating into MKHSIRMLSAAALAVTLAACGNPQAATGDRTVRNCGVESSFPAPAQRMFVNDSNMISMVLALGAQDQVTAVSSMQQDITVLRDHYGPAVDELNSVANESPSRETVLAQGPDVVVAGWNYGYDESKNLTPDSLRASGIAAYILTESCRQRAGERPRGVVEPWTALREDLTNLGAITGRTDRATALVDDLDQRLATLAAAPKPERTPRIFLFDSGSDTIFSSGSFGAPQAILDAAGGRNVLSDVPDTWTAVSWERLAGADPDAIMFVDYPMQSYAQKVEMLRAKPGINQLRAVTEGRFLNLPYAMWTSGPLNIDAAEQIRKQLEQWGLVPPSAITPRSDDAIR; encoded by the coding sequence ATGAAACACTCGATCCGAATGCTGTCCGCGGCGGCGCTGGCGGTGACGCTGGCCGCCTGCGGCAACCCGCAGGCCGCGACCGGTGATCGGACCGTGCGCAATTGCGGTGTGGAGTCGAGCTTTCCGGCGCCGGCGCAGCGCATGTTCGTCAACGACAGCAATATGATCTCGATGGTGCTGGCGCTCGGCGCGCAGGATCAGGTCACCGCGGTGTCGAGCATGCAGCAGGACATCACCGTGCTGCGCGACCACTACGGGCCCGCGGTGGACGAGCTGAATTCGGTCGCCAACGAATCTCCCTCTCGCGAAACGGTTCTCGCGCAGGGCCCCGACGTCGTGGTCGCGGGCTGGAATTACGGTTACGACGAATCCAAGAACCTCACCCCGGATTCGCTGCGCGCCTCGGGCATCGCCGCCTACATCCTCACCGAGAGCTGCCGGCAACGCGCCGGTGAACGCCCGCGCGGCGTGGTCGAACCGTGGACGGCGCTGCGCGAGGATCTCACCAATCTCGGCGCCATCACCGGCCGCACCGACCGCGCCACCGCACTCGTCGACGACCTCGACCAGCGTCTCGCCACGCTCGCGGCCGCACCGAAACCCGAACGCACACCGCGGATCTTCCTGTTCGACAGCGGCAGCGACACCATCTTCTCCAGCGGCAGTTTCGGTGCGCCGCAGGCGATCCTGGATGCCGCCGGTGGCCGCAATGTGCTCTCCGACGTGCCCGACACCTGGACCGCGGTGTCCTGGGAGCGGCTGGCCGGCGCCGATCCGGACGCCATCATGTTCGTCGACTACCCGATGCAGAGCTACGCACAGAAGGTCGAGATGCTGCGTGCCAAGCCGGGCATCAATCAGCTGCGCGCCGTCACCGAGGGACGCTTCCTGAACCTTCCGTATGCGATGTGGACTAGCGGGCCACTCAACATCGATGCGGCCGAACAGATCCGCAAGCAACTCGAACAGTGGGGTCTGGTGCCGCCGTCGGCCATCACGCCGCGCTCCGACGACGCGATCCGCTGA
- a CDS encoding ABC transporter ATP-binding protein, giving the protein MTVAEGIRGAAVAARDLACAAGRRQVLIDVTFDVRPGEMVGIVGPNGAGKTTLLRTLAGLTKPHRGRVVVGADDLHALPPRRRARTVALVAQDERPPDDLLACEVVALGLTPYLPPWGAGSARERGIVDEALAAVDLAGFGDRPVHRLSGGERQRVLLARALVQDTPVLLLDEPTNHLDITHRLELLDRARRLDRTVIAALHDLTLADRYCDRVLVVHDGRAHPLAPPEIALHADVVDTVFGVKATRVPHPETGEHHLLITPREAAL; this is encoded by the coding sequence ATGACCGTGGCTGAGGGCATACGAGGCGCGGCAGTCGCTGCCCGTGATCTGGCGTGCGCGGCGGGGCGGCGCCAAGTGCTGATCGACGTCACGTTCGACGTACGCCCCGGCGAAATGGTCGGCATCGTCGGGCCGAACGGCGCGGGCAAGACAACCCTGCTGCGCACCCTCGCCGGGCTCACCAAGCCGCACCGTGGCCGTGTCGTGGTCGGCGCCGACGACCTGCACGCCCTGCCACCCCGCCGCCGTGCGCGCACCGTCGCCCTGGTCGCGCAGGACGAACGCCCGCCCGACGATCTGCTGGCCTGCGAGGTAGTCGCGCTCGGTCTCACGCCGTATCTGCCGCCGTGGGGCGCGGGCTCGGCGCGCGAACGCGGCATCGTCGACGAGGCCCTGGCCGCGGTGGACCTCGCCGGATTCGGCGACCGGCCGGTGCATCGGCTCTCCGGCGGCGAACGGCAGCGGGTGCTGCTGGCCCGCGCCCTGGTCCAGGACACACCGGTGCTGCTGCTGGACGAGCCCACCAACCATCTCGACATCACCCACCGGCTCGAGCTGCTCGACCGCGCCCGGCGCCTGGACCGCACCGTCATCGCCGCACTGCACGACCTGACGCTGGCCGACCGCTACTGCGACCGGGTGCTGGTCGTGCACGACGGCCGGGCCCATCCGCTCGCGCCACCGGAGATCGCCCTGCACGCCGACGTCGTCGACACCGTGTTCGGCGTCAAGGCCACCCGCGTCCCGCACCCCGAGACCGGCGAGCACCATCTGTTGATCACCCCGCGAGAGGCGGCGCTATGA
- a CDS encoding FecCD family ABC transporter permease has product MTRVTTVVVVPLLLTSLAAVMVLATGFGAESLPVSGVVEVLTHRLTGRIPPDPGLDTIVWQLRVPRTVLAAIVGAGLALAGAAMQTLVRNPLADPFLLGVSSGAGVGAATVITSGVLAGAGIWALSGGALLGAFAAAALVFTIAVTQGGLTPLRLVLTGTVLASAFSALTSYLIFRSTDPAAAQSVLFWLLGSLAGADWTKIAVPLAVVAISALSLIAAAGWLDALHLGADTAGSIGVPVRELRIALFVLLAVLVGVLVAVSGGIGFVGLVVPHAARLVVGPRHRALLPTCALLGALFLVIADAATRVLVRPTEIPVGVLTGLIGAPAFLLLMGRRHYRFGTS; this is encoded by the coding sequence ATGACCCGTGTCACCACCGTTGTCGTCGTACCCCTATTGCTGACTTCGCTGGCGGCGGTCATGGTGCTGGCCACCGGATTCGGCGCGGAATCGCTGCCGGTCTCGGGTGTGGTCGAGGTGCTGACGCACCGCCTGACCGGCCGGATACCGCCGGACCCGGGCCTGGACACCATCGTCTGGCAGCTGCGGGTGCCGCGCACCGTGCTCGCCGCGATCGTCGGGGCCGGGCTGGCGCTGGCCGGCGCCGCGATGCAGACGCTGGTGCGCAATCCGCTGGCCGATCCGTTCCTGCTCGGTGTGTCCTCCGGTGCCGGAGTCGGGGCGGCCACGGTCATCACCTCGGGGGTGCTCGCGGGGGCGGGCATCTGGGCGTTGTCCGGTGGTGCGCTGCTGGGTGCGTTCGCGGCGGCGGCGCTGGTGTTCACCATCGCGGTCACCCAGGGCGGGCTGACGCCGCTGCGGCTGGTGCTGACCGGCACCGTGCTCGCCTCGGCGTTCTCGGCGCTGACCAGCTACCTGATCTTCCGCAGCACCGATCCGGCGGCCGCACAGTCGGTGCTGTTCTGGCTGCTGGGCAGCCTGGCGGGCGCGGACTGGACCAAGATCGCGGTGCCGCTGGCGGTGGTCGCGATCAGCGCCCTCAGCTTGATCGCGGCCGCGGGCTGGCTGGACGCGCTGCATCTGGGCGCCGATACCGCCGGTTCCATCGGCGTGCCCGTGCGTGAGCTGCGGATCGCGCTGTTCGTGCTGCTCGCGGTGCTGGTCGGGGTGCTGGTGGCGGTGTCGGGCGGGATCGGCTTCGTCGGCCTGGTGGTGCCGCATGCCGCGCGCCTGGTGGTCGGACCCCGTCATCGTGCGCTGCTGCCCACCTGCGCGCTGCTGGGGGCACTGTTCCTGGTGATCGCCGATGCCGCGACACGAGTCCTGGTGCGGCCCACAGAGATACCGGTCGGCGTCCTCACCGGGCTGATCGGCGCGCCCGCGTTTCTGCTGTTGATGGGACGGCGACATTACCGATTCGGCACGTCATGA